One genomic region from Burkholderia latens encodes:
- a CDS encoding winged helix-turn-helix transcriptional regulator: MKWDDIGTLNCSVARTLAVLGDRWTMLILRNAFLGCRRFDAFQTQLGLTRHVLAERLARLVDEGVLVKRAYQERPPRFEYRLTEKGLDLYPALLALMTWGDRWKDDGKGPPMQLRHRNCGQLMHAVAVCSACGEPLDAHDVQPEPGPGWIACETGGPRDT, translated from the coding sequence ATGAAATGGGATGACATCGGCACGCTGAACTGTTCGGTCGCGCGCACGCTCGCCGTGCTCGGCGATCGCTGGACCATGCTGATCCTGCGCAACGCATTTCTCGGCTGCCGCCGCTTCGATGCGTTCCAGACGCAGCTCGGGCTCACGCGCCACGTCCTGGCCGAGCGGCTGGCGCGACTCGTCGACGAAGGCGTGCTGGTCAAGCGCGCGTATCAGGAACGCCCGCCGCGCTTCGAATACCGGTTGACGGAAAAAGGTCTCGACCTCTACCCGGCCCTGCTGGCGCTGATGACATGGGGCGATCGCTGGAAGGACGACGGCAAGGGGCCGCCGATGCAATTGCGCCATCGCAATTGCGGGCAGTTGATGCATGCGGTCGCGGTGTGCTCGGCGTGCGGCGAACCGCTCGATGCGCACGACGTGCAGCCGGAACCCGGGCCCGGCTGGATTGCATGCGAGACTGGGGGGCCGCGCGATACCTGA
- a CDS encoding PaaI family thioesterase yields MNPLSLSGLELLRAAAAGDVPLASISETIPMRPLGVELGYVKMSARADGRHLNPLGGVHGGFAATVLDSVTGCAVHSMLDAGVGYGTVDLHVKMLRPVPRDVDLIAEGRVIHLSRSLGVAEGTLKTPDDKIVAHASATCFIQRPQ; encoded by the coding sequence ATGAATCCGCTTTCCCTGTCCGGTCTCGAACTGCTGCGTGCGGCGGCTGCGGGCGACGTGCCGCTCGCGTCGATTTCGGAGACGATCCCGATGCGGCCGCTCGGTGTGGAGCTCGGTTACGTGAAGATGTCCGCGCGCGCGGACGGGCGGCACCTGAATCCGCTCGGCGGTGTGCACGGCGGGTTCGCGGCGACGGTGCTCGATTCGGTCACCGGCTGTGCGGTGCATTCGATGCTCGATGCGGGCGTCGGCTATGGCACGGTCGATCTCCACGTGAAGATGCTGCGCCCCGTGCCGCGCGACGTCGATCTGATCGCAGAAGGGCGCGTGATTCACCTGTCGCGTTCGCTGGGCGTCGCGGAAGGGACGTTGAAGACGCCGGACGACAAGATCGTCGCGCATGCATCGGCGACCTGCTTCATTCAACGGCCGCAGTAA
- a CDS encoding NADP(H)-dependent aldo-keto reductase: MEYRTLGDSGIEVSLIGLGTMTWGEQNSERDAHEQIDYALGQGVTLIEAAEMYPVPPKPDTQGRTEQYIGTWLARHRAQRDRIVLATKIAGPARQPHNPRHIRGEGNQFDRKNLTEALDGSLKRLQTDYVDLYQLHWPDRSTTTFGRPAYPWVDDAYTVPIEETLGVLAEFVMAGKIRAIGVSNETPWGVAQFLRAAEKLGLPRIASIQNPYSLLNRTFENGLSEFTHRDGIGLLAYSPLAFGWLSGKYENGARPAGARITLFERFQRYSKPQAVAATSRYVALAKRHGLSPAQLALAFVNSRPFVRSNLIGATSLEQLKENIGSIDVKLSDEILAEIDALHELQPNPAP; this comes from the coding sequence ATGGAATACCGCACACTCGGCGATTCGGGCATCGAAGTCAGCCTGATCGGTCTCGGCACGATGACGTGGGGCGAGCAGAATTCGGAGCGCGACGCGCACGAGCAGATCGATTACGCGCTCGGGCAGGGCGTCACGCTGATCGAGGCCGCGGAAATGTACCCGGTGCCGCCGAAGCCCGATACCCAGGGCCGCACGGAGCAGTACATAGGCACGTGGCTTGCTCGGCATCGCGCGCAGCGCGACCGGATCGTGCTCGCGACGAAAATCGCGGGCCCGGCGCGGCAGCCGCACAATCCGCGCCATATTCGGGGCGAAGGCAATCAGTTCGATCGAAAGAACCTGACCGAGGCGCTCGACGGCAGCCTCAAGCGCCTTCAAACCGACTATGTCGACCTGTACCAGCTGCACTGGCCCGATCGCAGCACGACGACGTTCGGCCGGCCCGCGTATCCGTGGGTCGACGATGCGTACACGGTGCCGATCGAGGAAACCCTCGGCGTGCTCGCGGAGTTCGTGATGGCCGGCAAGATTCGCGCGATCGGCGTGTCGAACGAAACGCCGTGGGGCGTCGCGCAGTTCCTGCGCGCGGCCGAGAAGCTCGGGCTGCCGCGCATCGCGAGCATCCAGAATCCGTACAGCCTGCTCAATCGCACGTTCGAAAATGGTCTGTCCGAATTCACGCACCGTGACGGTATCGGCCTGCTCGCGTATTCACCGCTTGCGTTTGGCTGGCTAAGCGGCAAATACGAGAATGGCGCGCGTCCGGCCGGGGCGCGCATCACGCTGTTCGAGCGTTTCCAGCGCTACAGCAAGCCACAGGCCGTCGCAGCGACGTCGCGTTACGTCGCGCTCGCAAAACGTCATGGGCTGTCGCCCGCGCAGCTCGCGCTTGCGTTCGTCAACAGCCGGCCGTTCGTGCGCAGCAACCTGATCGGCGCGACGTCGCTCGAGCAGCTGAAGGAGAACATCGGCAGCATCGACGTGAAACTGTCCGACGAGATCCTTGCCGAGATCGACGCGTTGCACGAGTTGCAGCCGAATCCGGCACCGTAA